In Oreochromis aureus strain Israel breed Guangdong linkage group 17, ZZ_aureus, whole genome shotgun sequence, the genomic stretch CCCTTCTCCTCACACTTCATTTTGGCCTGGTGGATCCGCAGGCCATGTCGGTTCTTGCATATCTTGACGCATATGCATTCCGCGGTCGTTGTCATATTACCATTGCCAAGTGTCATATTTTTTGATCCATCCGGTGGGATTCTCTTCCACCCCCCCTCTCGGGAATCCCTGGGGGCATATTTCCGGTAGGTTGACTTGTAGCTTTAGTGGGATCTTCCTCTTGGAAGATGCAACTCGGGATGCCACCCCTCGCTGCCCCTATGCCGTcagggttaaaaaaagaaagtattaaaaaaaaaaaaaaaaaaaaaaaaggaaatttggACATATTTAAATAcactatattttatatatttacacacacacacacacacacagctctcaCCGTCTCAATTGCCATGTTTTCTTCGGTGTTAGTGTACAACAAGAAGCGCTTCAGCGCCTGACAGTTGTCCAGAAAGAAAAGAGCCGTTTGAATAACAGGAGtcataaaactaaacatgacTGATGAGTGAATTCATTGCTCTTACTCTGCTGTACTGTCCACACTTTTGAAAGAACTTCAGCCTGCAGGTGTTTCTTTTCTCCCTCAAAGTAGAGAGCGATACACTGATAGTTCTCCTGTGTCGCCTCAGAGCCTGATGAACACAAAACCCACCAGCCATGAAACAACAGTGAAAACTACACATAATTAAACAGAAtgacacaaagagaaaacagctCAGGCCTCGAGCAAACACAGCAAAAGGGAAACAGTTCAGATTTCCAGAAACAGGCTGACCGATGATGTCTGCGTAGACCTCCATCTGTTCGTGGTGCTGCGCCAGCTGGAAGGCTTCGTCGTTGCAATGGGATAAAACCAGGAAGTGGATGGCTGAGCCATAGTCGTTAGACCGCAGAAAGAACCTGGGGTgcgcacaaacagacaaatggaaaaaaaaaataaaaataattcaccaagcagaaacaaacagagctgacagaaaatgaatgaCCACCAATCCTAACAGGAATGAATCCTTAAAGCCTTTAAACATCAAGTACGTCGTGTATTTTCATGTTGCGAGGTAGTTTGAGCTTTACGGACACAGGGTTAACCAAAGCAGAGATCTCGAACGGGCCGATAAAGGTGGGAGTGAGCTTCTTGGATTCCGCCCTGACGGGAACGAAGCGTGTGGAAAGCCATACCTTTTGTCCAACAGCACAGGCGGGGGTGGAGGACCGATGACGGTCAGCAATGCGTTTATTACGGTCCTTGGTGCGTAATAACGCAGCCCGGGTGGCCCTCCGTACCCGACGACACCTACGCAGATgcgtataaaataaaaataacacggTACTGCCAATGTTTTTGTACACTCAGTGCCTGTAATTTGttaaagctgtaaaagctgtcccTTTTACAGTAAAGGTTAAAAAAGTGAGTTATTTGTTGGATTTTCAGGTCAGTAAAATCCTACCTGGCAACCATCTTTGCTCCATCGATGCTCTGCATCTCTCTGGCGATGCGAACAGCTTCTTCTGGTCTGTTCAGGTGTCCCAGTCCTTCGCGCTCTCGTAGGCTCGTGCCGCATCCTTGTATCTGTGCGCACAGCTGTCAGGATGTCAGGTTCCCTTTCAGTGATCTACACATCACAGCACACAGGTACACAAACTAACAACCTACTTGCCATCCGCCTCCTTGGCCTTTGCATACTGCAAGTGAATCTCGGGAGAAGAGATGTTTGGAAGCAGCTCTTCCACCTTTGTCCTGAGAAAGAAGCAAAATAAAGTGAAATCCAACCAAGATGATGAGAAACGTGCTGATTGGATGTGTTTGTCAAGGTGTGTTCATATTTGCCTCACCAGTTTTTGCAGCGAATGTAGAGAGAGGCTGCTTTGTCATAATACTGTCCTTTTTCATAGAGCTGAGCAGCTTCAGAGTATTGCtgtgataaagaaaaaacacacacagatgaagaTATGAACAAGACACACCACCTCTGATCTGTAAATGCAGTCGTCCCCATTTTTCAAAGTCTGACAAACAAAGCAAGACAGACTTTGACTAAAATATACACAGCATATGTTGTGTATATTTCGGCTTATAAAACTGGTAGAGACGCAGCTGAGACTCACTCCAACAAGGTTTTCTCCGTTatccgttatcagtcatcataattttaccatctctgtgcaagtctgcaaatttctttattaaatcataagatttttaaattcatcaagtctctctgtgcctgggtcctcatcacaaaacatggcatcactgttttgtacattttaacacaattcaatccccacatttgtgaaggaaagcaaaacacttttttgaaaagtttgtaacaaaaccatcaaatctggtaaaggttatttaaatgctgcaaaagaagaattgattggaaaaaaaaaaaaacatatcctaaccttaattactggagGAGAATAataaatgatgctcatagtgagtaaaaagtaaactgagtgcattttttggacagagattcacttttaatgtgtatgtataatataatacagatacataaaaaatatactCCAAAAACAGAAGAGTCCgtgaaatgtacaaatgtataaaatattaataaaaaaaaaaaattataaaatggaggcaactttgcccaTGGTACagtgtatacaatgtatgaaaatatCTTTAGAGCAGATACTACtatggctctgcagatttttccttttattttaaccTCATTCTGACTTAATGCGCTTACTTTTTAATGTGACTTTTCATTTTAGTAACAGATTGGAATtatgtgttgtaagatttatgggtttcatgctttcatagtacTTCATAGTACATAcatgcatgttctccccgtgtttgcgtgggttccctccgggtactccggcttcctcccaccgtccaaagacatgcagtttgaggggataggttaattggataatccaaattgtcactaggtgtgaatgtgcgagtgaatgtgagcgtgaatggttgtctgtccctgtgtgttggccctgcgacagactggcgacctgtccagggtgtaccccgcctctcgccctatgacagctgggataggctccagcgccccccgcgaccctgaaaaggataagcggaagcgaatggatggatggatggatgctttcatagtggtacttgggagagcttgacactttctcaggtggtacacactgtaaaaagtttgagaaacactgataaggtaagtgtatgtgtgcttttggaaaacatttaaagctgctgtacagaatctttgaaacaagtcagcttaaaacatttttagaatataaacagagcactctgcttctctttacagctcctcactccaccagggcacCGTTTGGCATTTTCTGATAGTGCGCAAATGTGGTGCATGTActgcggcagtcatacagacaactagatggtccaaaagttggcctacctattattggctgaggttttagtagagttgtggctgaaccacataaaaatatatcattaattttaatctcccaatcaatgataattttatgttggaatgttgttaaagagggtcaaaaatgtttcaacccagtttgttttgcagattctgtatagcagctttaatataggagAACGCAACTTCCAGATTGCATGAGTAAAAttaggtttttttctttgtcagtttaacagtttctgttttgcctttcACTATTCCCCTGTCTGTTTACCtagttcttcctgaccttgtactttctcctcacgttcccgtctttctctctctccctctttggactgacaaccatacacaaatagattgtattcaattagatgaaaaattacattaatatgaaaaaaatactattaagatcactaataaaaagtcctctctcagtgtactttcaaccaaaagggaaataaccaaaccacatgtacatctaataaaagatataaatattgaaacactgatccaacattatccttgaTTGATagctatacttttgttgttaaactaTTACTGTAGCGAACCCCCCCGAATGAAGGATGACACTTTACTGATGATGTTTTGAAGATTTAATGGCAGTAAACCATCAATCTCacccagggctcgcaaaatttcaaaatccctggtagcccttcgggcagggactcttcagtttttggtagcccaaaataaatttaagtagcccgaataaaaaagggagcaatttttttatgttttgtttcttgtaacggaaacaaaacattaatcaaaaaattgttgaaacacaaattacaacattgtataaaaattacaatcatcaactcaaatacttggttctaattgaacagaaatttctatgaacttgtaagaactgtgtagaacatgaatcagtctgtgtcaggtcctgaatttgaaatttccactgaagtcatgGATAAGAagcaagtggaaccaagatctaggccatttgctttttgaagtttgcaaagactgctaaattttgccagtggtagttcactctttgcaacatagtaggctgttctaaacagattttttcaGGTTGATTATTAGTATGttatttgcaattggtgtttgttctgggaaagatattgcagactgagcgataatgcatttcttgcatttctcatgggttctaatgggggcctttcttaaaattactggtcccagtaacaaaggcactTGTccactcagaaatcgagggaaaccaacaacacacccggcagaacattatgttatttacacgggtgcacataagtggtccgcattcgctgtcaaaataaaagacacgcaccagataagaagttgcaatgcACGTTTGCgtccatataaaaggcactgtttttgtctgctagagtgggattttcacggcacatTCTGCACCAAATCTCcatgcgttcatcatttgttcgaagccagctcacctcctgcaaccacttttccgagaatacgcgcttcttttgtggtTCTCCATCTGACATTTccttggaggtggaggaacaccaaagtaattgtttaaaggagcttcttcgacatctttaagagttctaaacaaatgcctgtcctcctccagaaaattatgtacgcaaacacgcgttgcaacttcttatctagTGCgcgtttttttattttgacagcgaatgcacacctgtggaccacttatgtgcacccctggttatttagcttgtcatattgcagccacagaaattcttttgtccatgaaaccataaagctgcactttctttctttttgccttatagtctgatttgtcataacttttccgttttgtggtaagctttcctttggctgtcacttcttcaccctgaccggtcttatttggctcagcagaactaaaatatatatcctgcttcttttacacacgcactcacataacgctcagcgattctctgcgcgatcaacctctcacatgtttaagcttcttgcgggagatttcacttgtcatgttcgcatagtaagctaacgattgataagacgatgtcagaggaattggtgcgcaaattatcgtcactcaccaatcagtactgtctctctatacacagtttgcacgattgcaaagtgaaagcaaaaaacaagcgcaaattcaaatgcaatttcaatatgtcacatatagggctgctcgattatggcaaaaatgataatcacgattattttctctgaaattgagatctcgattatttgacgatattcatttaacaataacaatgtattgaataatggctttaaagattgtcaaaaatagtataaaatagtgtgcaaatactgattacagtgcaaatgtttgcaatataaaaaataaaatgtaaacatctatgtttagtgaacccataatgtttccacaccactgaaggttttttttgtacctctcttttcaaccaacggcagtcactctcctctccaaataacttctgcttagttttccgagcttccctctgttagctcctcttaattgttgtggcGCATGTttgaaacgcagagaggtgcgctcgatttgccacacggagcagcgcgagagtaaagcacgagggaggtgctaataatcggctcagtcatttttaatgatcgttgaaagcccagtaatttagattaaaattcgattaattgagcagccctagtcacatattgacagtggctcaccgacgccaatgacataattacccagctacatttccgaaagaatgcaaaagcattgtcATATATTTTTCcctcctatgatagcccgacgggcagggcagGGATAGATTCTGGTAGCCCgactagtgatggtaaatttgattctttttactgaatcgagttttaatgagtcactcaccaaagtgaatcgggttttttgagtcatttgagtcactgagtcagttgaccagagagtgcaaaaaatgtacattttaactcaaacttaatttgtttctcttttaatgtaaatcctactgctaagatgagtgattcttaaagaaaacaactattttatatagcaaaaaagagcaaaagaatttctaaagggaacatttcttttgtttatttttattttattagtattttccttacatgtgtcaaatatatattttctcatctaaatgtccactgagctgtgagccagggggcggtagtgtgccttaacattggttgccaaccaagaagaagaagaagtagctgcgagccaggagggaggggtgagtgagtgagtgattcgttcgctctatgattcagcacaggagggaggggtgagcgagtcatgagtgattcgctcgctctatgattcagcacaggagggagggggttagcgagtcatgagtgattcgctagctctatgattcagcacaggaggaagggggttagcgagtcatgagtgattcgctagctctatgattcagcacaggagggagggggttagcgagtcatgagtgattcgctagctctacgattcagcgcaggaaaggagggggtgagtagctcaaatgtgctgttagcatgttagcagagcgatgctactgtgaaccgaggagctactgtcttgatgtgagcttctactcagggttttttcttccagttcagagcagaaatgtttttgttaagatactggatgttgtgtttttcttcacaatttgaattataagctagatatatttctactaatgaaattagtttgctaacagcaacagggatgagtcagtgagtcagttgcgcttgtgaatcatgattcacgagtcagtaaagtgattctcgagtattgaacgattcgttcatgattcgcgcatcactaagcccgactggaaaaatcgctagccccgggacgtcgggctagcgattttgcgagccctgtcaCCGTAAGAGCTGGGGATGTATACACAGAAACAGCGTGTAAGCAAAAAAAATCCACACTCTTAAAATCGTAAACCTTATAACGCGAAGTACGTTTCAACtggagctgggcgatataagattttttcatatcacgatatgtttttttcatttcaggcgataacgatatatatcacgatataagccaaataactatatttgtaagatttaaatgtgccgttgctcacaagtaaaatgtgaaataattagcagcttgttttaattaaaatatttatttcccataataagttcaacagggtagatgtacttaaggaacatgagacttcagtttcagataaataaaggcaaatattgtaaactacacaaaaggcag encodes the following:
- the LOC120434062 gene encoding uncharacterized protein LOC120434062 isoform X1, which translates into the protein MEQRWLPGVVGYGGPPGLRYYAPRTVINALLTVIGPPPPPVLLDKRFFLRSNDYGSAIHFLVLSHCNDEAFQLAQHHEQMEVYADIIGSEATQENYQCIALYFEGEKKHLQAEVLSKVWTVQQRAARGGIPSCIFQEEDPTKATSQPTGNMPPGIPERGGGRESHRMDQKI
- the LOC120434062 gene encoding WD repeat-containing protein 19-like isoform X3; amino-acid sequence: MEQRWLPGVVGYGGPPGLRYYAPRTVINALLTVIGPPPPPVLLDKRFFLRSNDYGSAIHFLVLSHCNDEAFQLAQHHEQMEVYADIIGSEATQENYQCIALYFEGEKKHLQAEVLSKVWTVQQSAEALLVVH
- the LOC120434062 gene encoding uncharacterized protein LOC120434062 isoform X2, producing MAQPSTSWFYPIATTKPSSWRSTTNRWRSTQTSSALRRHRRTISVSLSTLREKRNTCRLKFFQKCGQYSRALKRFLLYTNTEENMAIETGQRGVASRVASSKRKIPLKLQVNLPEICPQGFPRGGVEENPTGWIKKYDTWQW